A window of the Tunturibacter empetritectus genome harbors these coding sequences:
- a CDS encoding exosortase C-terminal domain/associated protein EpsI, with the protein MRSPRFWLVLLLLISTAFILQSRGDADRIPASQPLSQMPERFGDWTAQDIPLSDDTLAVLGKGDFLNRVYASQPTTVGSPVTKAPITLFIGYFASQRTGQTMHSPQNCLPGAGWTFDSQRYTSLKDINGKQYKVGEYVISNGDIKQFVIYWYQAHGRSIPNEYKAKLYMVTDAIRTNRTDGALVRVITQVLPSESLDSARDRATLFTQQMAPNLPRFIPD; encoded by the coding sequence ATGAGATCTCCACGCTTCTGGCTTGTTCTCCTTTTACTCATCTCGACGGCCTTTATTCTGCAGAGCCGAGGCGACGCCGACCGCATCCCGGCGAGCCAGCCGCTTAGCCAGATGCCGGAGCGCTTCGGCGACTGGACTGCGCAGGATATCCCGCTCTCCGACGATACCCTTGCCGTTCTAGGTAAAGGCGACTTTCTCAATCGCGTCTACGCGAGCCAACCAACGACGGTTGGTAGCCCAGTGACAAAAGCCCCCATCACCCTCTTTATCGGCTACTTCGCCAGCCAGCGCACCGGCCAGACCATGCACTCTCCGCAGAACTGCCTGCCGGGTGCCGGTTGGACCTTCGACTCACAGCGATACACCAGCCTCAAGGACATCAACGGCAAGCAATATAAGGTTGGCGAATACGTTATCAGCAACGGAGATATTAAACAGTTTGTTATCTACTGGTATCAGGCGCACGGCCGCAGCATTCCCAACGAGTACAAAGCAAAGCTCTACATGGTCACCGACGCGATCCGCACGAACCGCACGGATGGCGCCCTGGTCCGGGTCATCACCCAGGTCCTGCCGTCAGAGTCGTTAGACAGCGCCAGGGACCGGGCCACCCTGTTCACCCAACAGATGGCACCCAATCTGCCCCGGTTCATTCCCGACTAA
- a CDS encoding exosortase/archaeosortase family protein has product MPYAVDLAAQEANPEPLTSPSGASARLGWISYASIVLLIVVLYYRVAIKLVYDWFTLPDYSHGFLVPFFAAFLIWDKRKVLQTIPIRQSWFGVPLVVFSIAVLILGVYGVELFTSRMSFIFLMTGLIWTFFGWAMVRALRFPLLVLVLAIPFPAILFNQITFPLQLLASRIASDILPLLGVPTLHEGNVIELPVMKLEVAEACSGIRSLMSLFTLAVFYGYFLERTNRRRIILALASIPIAVAANVARIVGTGLCVQYWDPEKALGFFHEFSGWVMFVISLACLYLVHRAMQLISPVKAQPK; this is encoded by the coding sequence ATGCCCTATGCCGTGGATCTAGCCGCGCAGGAGGCCAATCCAGAGCCCCTTACCTCCCCTTCGGGCGCTTCAGCCCGGCTGGGCTGGATCTCCTACGCCTCGATCGTCCTCCTGATCGTCGTTCTGTACTACCGCGTCGCTATCAAACTGGTATACGACTGGTTCACGCTCCCGGATTACTCTCATGGCTTCCTTGTGCCCTTTTTCGCCGCCTTTCTCATCTGGGATAAGCGCAAGGTGCTCCAGACCATCCCAATTCGCCAAAGCTGGTTTGGAGTTCCGCTGGTTGTTTTTTCCATCGCTGTTTTGATCCTTGGCGTCTATGGCGTCGAACTCTTCACTTCGCGCATGTCCTTTATTTTCTTGATGACAGGCCTGATCTGGACCTTCTTTGGATGGGCGATGGTCCGCGCCCTCCGCTTTCCTCTTCTGGTTCTTGTCCTCGCGATTCCCTTTCCCGCAATCCTCTTCAACCAGATCACCTTCCCGCTGCAGTTGCTGGCCTCGCGGATCGCCAGTGACATTCTTCCGCTGCTCGGAGTACCTACCCTCCACGAAGGCAATGTGATCGAGCTGCCGGTGATGAAGCTGGAGGTCGCCGAGGCCTGCAGCGGCATCCGCTCGTTGATGAGCCTGTTCACCCTTGCGGTCTTCTATGGCTATTTTCTGGAGCGGACCAATCGGCGCCGCATTATTCTTGCTCTTGCCAGCATTCCCATCGCGGTTGCGGCCAACGTGGCGCGTATCGTCGGTACCGGCTTGTGCGTCCAGTACTGGGATCCCGAAAAAGCGCTGGGCTTCTTCCACGAATTCTCCGGCTGGGTCATGTTCGTTATCTCTCTGGCTTGCCTCTACCTGGTTCACCGGGCCATGCAGCTGATCTCCCCCGTAAAGGCACAACCCAAATGA